The DNA sequence AAGAGGCAGAGGAGAATATTAAAGAAGAAACACCCGTTTCCGTCCACTCTGACATAACCAAGAAAATAGAGATGGCAATGTCAAAAATATGCGATATGATTGTAGAGTCGAAAGATGTCGGGGAGGTTAAGGAGCTTGCAGATTCTCTCGAAAAGCTTGCAGAGGTAGTTAAAAAACTGAGGTAGAAAAATATTTTATTCTCTGTATTTCTACTTGACTCATGGACAGAGTGACTGCTGGTATAATTGCGGTTGTCGCCTTAATTATTGTAATTGCGGGGTCGATTTGGTATTATTTCGGTTTACTGGCCTTGGTACGGTTGATACTCTTTACAGGATTCTTTGGACTGGCAGCCCTTTCCGCAATTTTTTCCGCAGTTTTAATCTACGCCAGATCAAAATATCTGATTCCAGCTCTAATTTCTCTGGTTTTTTCCGCTTACGCAGCCTACCAGTGCTATGCATGGCAGCATCCATATCACGTCGCAGTCATCGCCATCGGATACATCCTGGTTTTTCTTGCCGGTCTGTGGTGGATATCGGAGCCGGATCTGAGCCTTTACGAGAGGTTAAGGGGTGCACACTCTCTTGAAAAGGCCGGCAGGTTCAGAGCAGCGGCAAGAAAATACGAAAAAAAGGCCGATTACACCAGAGCAGCAGAATGCTACCTGAAAGCAGGACTGGCCGAGTCGGCGGCATGGTGCTATGAAAAAGCTGAAAAGTATGAGAAAGCTGGAGAGATTTACGAGAGACTTGCAGTCGAAAAAGGGGACAGTTACTACTGGAAGGAAGCTTATGAGATGTACAGAAAGGCAGGGGAGAATCTGAAAGCTGCGAAATGTCTTGAAAGATATGCCGAAGATGAACCCTGGTTCTGGGAGGATGTTGCCAGGATTTATGAAGAAAACGGAGATGAGGAAAACGCCAGAAGAGCGTGGATGAGGGCTCTGGAATACTACAGGAAGGAGGCCGAGGAGGACGGGGTATTCTGGGAGGATGTCGCCAAGATCTACGAAAAGATGGGTGATGTGGAAAGGGCAAGAGATGCAATGACTAAATTTGCAGAATACTGTGAAAACGAGGCTAAAAACGATCCAGCATGGTGGAAACACGTGGCAGAGGCATACGAACATCTTGGAGAAAAGGAAAAAGCCGAAAATGCCATGAAAAGATACAGCGAGTACAGGAGTAAGACAGAAGGCTGAAATTTTTAAAAATTACATGAGTTTGAATCCGAAAAGTATGCTGAAACCG is a window from the Archaeoglobus neptunius genome containing:
- a CDS encoding Sjogren's syndrome/scleroderma autoantigen 1 family protein; the protein is MSDKKISEKGISDAAELLYKGAKMLAYNCPDCKLPLFELNGKIFCASCGKEAVIEEKEEAEENIKEETPVSVHSDITKKIEMAMSKICDMIVESKDVGEVKELADSLEKLAEVVKKLR
- a CDS encoding tetratricopeptide repeat protein, encoding MDRVTAGIIAVVALIIVIAGSIWYYFGLLALVRLILFTGFFGLAALSAIFSAVLIYARSKYLIPALISLVFSAYAAYQCYAWQHPYHVAVIAIGYILVFLAGLWWISEPDLSLYERLRGAHSLEKAGRFRAAARKYEKKADYTRAAECYLKAGLAESAAWCYEKAEKYEKAGEIYERLAVEKGDSYYWKEAYEMYRKAGENLKAAKCLERYAEDEPWFWEDVARIYEENGDEENARRAWMRALEYYRKEAEEDGVFWEDVAKIYEKMGDVERARDAMTKFAEYCENEAKNDPAWWKHVAEAYEHLGEKEKAENAMKRYSEYRSKTEG